A stretch of the Neofelis nebulosa isolate mNeoNeb1 chromosome 1, mNeoNeb1.pri, whole genome shotgun sequence genome encodes the following:
- the MRPL57 gene encoding large ribosomal subunit protein mL63, whose amino-acid sequence MFVTALLLRNRIPGSQWIGKHRRPRAVSFRAKQNMIRRLEIEAENHYWLSMPYLTAEQEYGHAAGRRAAAFEAIKAASVSKFPPHRFVVDQLDHLNVTKKWS is encoded by the coding sequence ATGTTCGTGACCGCCCTCCTCCTCCGCAATCGCATTCCTGGCAGCCAGTGGATCGGGAAGCACCGGCGGCCGCGCGCCGTGTCTTTCCGCGCGAAGCAGAACATGATCCGTCGCCTGGAGATAGAGGCGGAGAACCATTACTGGCTGAGCATGCCCTACCTCACCGCGGAGCAGGAGTACGGCCACGCCGCGGGGCGCCGGGCGGCGGCCTTCGAGGCCATCAAGGCGGCCAGCGTGTCCAAGTTCCCCCCCCACAGATTTGTGGTAGACCAGCTCGACCATCTCAATGTCACCAAGAAGTGGTCCTAG